One window of Apteryx mantelli isolate bAptMan1 chromosome 8, bAptMan1.hap1, whole genome shotgun sequence genomic DNA carries:
- the SPATA1 gene encoding spermatogenesis-associated protein 1 isoform X2 gives MRPPTSQLVELHVFYVPEEVWNFKLNTVSAALSNKFISAGFIRVSPYITLRVLREKLGEYLGGVAVADKFIFLKCIGKKLAVVKAKQEAELELKSFAPPYALYPELYLLPGVEYFEDVYPLSSSTQERHHFNAEASRFGHGSRLSSLPPAKNERSKRFLESRQNSHLLENQEAHSSGEWGEKESVLVLHTNHDQGQNNGIQEKQIQLREKDQNGSSGALFVPSNSNTADGESGKNCMLLQNSQQNRLSQDQKGHNAPEWNDKAKGTALTLHVNHSDEQGQNNPTPTNYIKYQKELIPKLPVTNMENNDHQEDTKPRRNRTQDSGIPKTWEEQTIGHIHNNQSLQQYRTGKSVADPGEKQDNQADENNQNHLTCPKEYLSPPSPPFLALSVNPAQVPAIQAEKNKMAEQLQQMKKDRRCMEKTREDLIKKARGLLEQNKLRRYHVREEWKKKYFETKKATVSLEDILNKLRQDLELYYQKLLLQLEARDTRKRPNNTTNSKYSMILIN, from the exons ATGAGGCCTCCAACATCACAG TTGGTGGAGCTTCATGTTTTTTATGTCCCGGAAGAAGTGTGGAATTTCAAGCTGAATACAGTTTCTGCAGCTCTTTCTAATAAATTCATCTCAGCTGGATTTATAAG GGTGTCTCCTTACATCACACTAAGAGTGCTGCGGGAGAAGCTTGGAGAGTACCTGGGTGGAGTTGCAGTTGCagataaatttatatttttaaaatgcattgggAAAAAACTAGCAGTG gtgaaagcaaagcaagaagcagAACTGGAGCTGAAGTCATTTGCTCCTCCTTAT GCACTTTATCCTGAATTATATTTATTACCTGGAGTGGAATACTTTGAAGATGTTTATCCATTATCATCATCAACTCAAGAAAGACATCACTTTAATGCAGAAGCTAGTAGGTTTGGTCATGGATCAAGATTATCCAGTCTTCCCCCCgcaaaaaatgaaagaagtaaaCGATTTTTAGAAAGCAGACAAAACAGTCATCTGCTAGAAAATCAGGAAGCGCACAGTTCTGGGGAATGGGGTGAGAAAGAATCTGTTCTGGTTTTGCACACAAATCATGATCAAGGCCAGAACAACGGGATTCAAGAAAAACAGATTCAGCTTAGAGAGAAAG ATCAAAATGGATCCAGTGGAGCTCTCTTTGTGCCAAGTAATTCAAATACTGCAGATGGGGAATCTGGGAAGAACTGTATGTTATTACAGAACTCTCAGCAAAATCGTCTCAGCCAGGATCAAAAAGGGCATAATGCTCCCGAATGGAATGACAAAGCCAAAGGAACTGCTCTTACTCTTCATGTAAACCACAGTGATGAACAAGGCCAAAATAACCCAACCCCTACAAATTACATTAAATATCAAAAGG AACTAATCCCCAAATTGCCAGTCACAAACATGGAAAATAACGACCATCAAGAAGATACCAAACCAAGAAGGAACAGAACACAGGATTCTGGAATTCCTAAAACGTGGGAAGAACAAACCATAGGACATATACATAATAACCAAAG CTTGCAACAGTACAGAACTGGCAAGTCTGTAGCTGATCCTGGTGAAAAACAGGATAATCAG GCAGATGAGAACAACCAAAATCATCTTACATGTCCAAAAGAATATCTTTCTCCTCCTAGCCCACCTTTTCTGGCACTTTCTGTGAATCCAGCTCAAGTTCCTGCAATTCAGGCAGAAA aaaacaagATGGCAGAACAACTGCAGCAGATGAAGAAAGACAGAAGATGCATGGAAAAAACTAGAGAAGACCTGATCAAAAAAGCCAGGGGGCTACTGGAACAAAATAAGCTGAGGAGATACCACG TTCGTGAGGAATGGAAAAAGAAGTACTTTGAAACAAAGAAAGCTACAGTTTCACTGGAGGACATTTTAAACAAACTACGACAAGATTTAGAGCTTTACTACCAGAAATTGCTTTTGCAACTGGAAGCCAGAGATACCCGAAAACGACCAAATAACACAACAAATTCCAAG TACAGCATGATATTGATCAACTGA
- the SPATA1 gene encoding spermatogenesis-associated protein 1 isoform X1 produces the protein MRPPTSQLVELHVFYVPEEVWNFKLNTVSAALSNKFISAGFIRVSPYITLRVLREKLGEYLGGVAVADKFIFLKCIGKKLAVVKAKQEAELELKSFAPPYALYPELYLLPGVEYFEDVYPLSSSTQERHHFNAEASRFGHGSRLSSLPPAKNERSKRFLESRQNSHLLENQEAHSSGEWGEKESVLVLHTNHDQGQNNGIQEKQIQLREKDQNGSSGALFVPSNSNTADGESGKNCMLLQNSQQNRLSQDQKGHNAPEWNDKAKGTALTLHVNHSDEQGQNNPTPTNYIKYQKELIPKLPVTNMENNDHQEDTKPRRNRTQDSGIPKTWEEQTIGHIHNNQSLQQYRTGKSVADPGEKQDNQADENNQNHLTCPKEYLSPPSPPFLALSVNPAQVPAIQAEKNKMAEQLQQMKKDRRCMEKTREDLIKKARGLLEQNKLRRYHVREEWKKKYFETKKATVSLEDILNKLRQDLELYYQKLLLQLEARDTRKRPNNTTNSKNNTIIRIITVQHDIDQLRRQLDDTKMKLVIEIKMRKQAASDLRALRAELTQKKIHSAFILQFGKSGI, from the exons ATGAGGCCTCCAACATCACAG TTGGTGGAGCTTCATGTTTTTTATGTCCCGGAAGAAGTGTGGAATTTCAAGCTGAATACAGTTTCTGCAGCTCTTTCTAATAAATTCATCTCAGCTGGATTTATAAG GGTGTCTCCTTACATCACACTAAGAGTGCTGCGGGAGAAGCTTGGAGAGTACCTGGGTGGAGTTGCAGTTGCagataaatttatatttttaaaatgcattgggAAAAAACTAGCAGTG gtgaaagcaaagcaagaagcagAACTGGAGCTGAAGTCATTTGCTCCTCCTTAT GCACTTTATCCTGAATTATATTTATTACCTGGAGTGGAATACTTTGAAGATGTTTATCCATTATCATCATCAACTCAAGAAAGACATCACTTTAATGCAGAAGCTAGTAGGTTTGGTCATGGATCAAGATTATCCAGTCTTCCCCCCgcaaaaaatgaaagaagtaaaCGATTTTTAGAAAGCAGACAAAACAGTCATCTGCTAGAAAATCAGGAAGCGCACAGTTCTGGGGAATGGGGTGAGAAAGAATCTGTTCTGGTTTTGCACACAAATCATGATCAAGGCCAGAACAACGGGATTCAAGAAAAACAGATTCAGCTTAGAGAGAAAG ATCAAAATGGATCCAGTGGAGCTCTCTTTGTGCCAAGTAATTCAAATACTGCAGATGGGGAATCTGGGAAGAACTGTATGTTATTACAGAACTCTCAGCAAAATCGTCTCAGCCAGGATCAAAAAGGGCATAATGCTCCCGAATGGAATGACAAAGCCAAAGGAACTGCTCTTACTCTTCATGTAAACCACAGTGATGAACAAGGCCAAAATAACCCAACCCCTACAAATTACATTAAATATCAAAAGG AACTAATCCCCAAATTGCCAGTCACAAACATGGAAAATAACGACCATCAAGAAGATACCAAACCAAGAAGGAACAGAACACAGGATTCTGGAATTCCTAAAACGTGGGAAGAACAAACCATAGGACATATACATAATAACCAAAG CTTGCAACAGTACAGAACTGGCAAGTCTGTAGCTGATCCTGGTGAAAAACAGGATAATCAG GCAGATGAGAACAACCAAAATCATCTTACATGTCCAAAAGAATATCTTTCTCCTCCTAGCCCACCTTTTCTGGCACTTTCTGTGAATCCAGCTCAAGTTCCTGCAATTCAGGCAGAAA aaaacaagATGGCAGAACAACTGCAGCAGATGAAGAAAGACAGAAGATGCATGGAAAAAACTAGAGAAGACCTGATCAAAAAAGCCAGGGGGCTACTGGAACAAAATAAGCTGAGGAGATACCACG TTCGTGAGGAATGGAAAAAGAAGTACTTTGAAACAAAGAAAGCTACAGTTTCACTGGAGGACATTTTAAACAAACTACGACAAGATTTAGAGCTTTACTACCAGAAATTGCTTTTGCAACTGGAAGCCAGAGATACCCGAAAACGACCAAATAACACAACAAATTCCAAG AATAACACAATCATCCGGATTATTACAGTACAGCATGATATTGATCAACTGAGGAGGCAGCTGGATGACACAAAAATGAAACTTGTAATAGAAATCAAG ATGAGAAAACAGGCAGCATCTGATTTACGAGCGCTGAGAGCAGAACTGACACAGAAGAAGATTCATTCGGCTTTTATTCTCCAGTTTGGAAAATCAGGAATTTAA
- the CTBS gene encoding di-N-acetylchitobiase → MPTLGGGARRWRLLLPLALLPLLGGAGGGACPCRDPRLCDPLTGAGGFEVFVFDVGKKAWKSYDWSKITTVAAFGRYDPELMCYAHSKGARIVLKGDVSLKEIVDPAKRAAWISQQVDLAKKQYMDGINIDIEQEVNETSPEYYALTELVRETTDAFHREIPGSQVTFDVAWSPACIDNRCYNYTGIADACDFLFVMSYDEQSQIWTECVAKANAPYLQTLVGYEKYITMGIDPKKLVMGVPWYGYDYVCLNLSKDHVCSLSKVPFRGAPCSDAAGHQVPYGAIMKKVNSSISGILWDEVQKSPFYEYKDSLGHFHQVWYDDPRSISLKAAYAKNQGLRGIGMWNGNSLDYSRESVAEQQTEAMWKALTP, encoded by the exons ATGCCGA cgttgggcggcggcgcgcggcgctggcggctgctgctgccgctcgcgctgctgccgctgctgggcggcgccggcggcggcgcctgccCCTGCCGGGACCCGCGGCTCTGCGACCCGCTCACGGGCGCCGGCGGCTTCGAG GTCTTTGTGTTTGATGTGGGAAAGAAAGCCTGGAAATCTTATGACTGGTCAAAAATCACAACCGTGGCAGCCTTTGGGAGATACGACCCTGAGCTCATGTGCTACGCTCATTCTAAAGGCGCCAGGATAGTACTAAAAG GTGATGTATCTCTTAAGGAAATTGTTGATCCTGCTAAAAGAGCAGCCTGGATATCCCAACAGGTGGATCTTGCCAAAAAACAGTATATGGATGGAATTAATATAGATATAGAGCAGGAAGTTAATGAAACCTCCCCTGAGTATTACGCATTAACAGAGCTTGTTAGAGAAACTACAGATGCTTTTCACAGAGAAATTCCAGGATCACAG GTTACATTCGATGTGGCTTGGTCTCCAGCATGCATAGATAACAGGTGCTACAACTACACTGGGATTGCAGACGCCTGTGATTTCTTATTTGTGATGTCCTATGATGAGCAGAGCCAGATCTGGACAGAATGTGTTGCGAAAGCCAATGCTCCTTACCTTCAGACTTTAGTTG GATATGAAAAGTACATTACTATGGGCATTGATCCCAAGAAGCTTGTGATGGGTGTTCCCTGGTATGGCTATGATTATGTCTGCCTAAACTTATCTAAG gatCATGTTTGTTCCCTTTCCAAAGTACCTTTCCGAGGGGCTCCATGCAGCGATGCTGCAGGGCATCAGGTCCCCTATGGAGCAATAATGAAGAAGGTGAATAGTTCTATTTCAGGGATCCTGTGGGATGAGGTGCAGAAGTCTCCATTTTATGAATATAAG gacTCTCTTGGTCACTTCCACCAGGTATGGTACGATGACCCTCGCAGCATCTCTTTAAAAGCAGCATATGCAAAGAATCAAGGCTTAAGGGGCATTGGCATGTGGAATGGAAATAGTCTTGACTACTCGAGGGAATCTGTAGCAGAACAACAAACTGAAGCAATGTGGAAAGCCTTGACACCGTAA
- the SPATA1 gene encoding spermatogenesis-associated protein 1 isoform X3, translating into MFSRMRPPTSQVKAKQEAELELKSFAPPYALYPELYLLPGVEYFEDVYPLSSSTQERHHFNAEASRFGHGSRLSSLPPAKNERSKRFLESRQNSHLLENQEAHSSGEWGEKESVLVLHTNHDQGQNNGIQEKQIQLREKDQNGSSGALFVPSNSNTADGESGKNCMLLQNSQQNRLSQDQKGHNAPEWNDKAKGTALTLHVNHSDEQGQNNPTPTNYIKYQKELIPKLPVTNMENNDHQEDTKPRRNRTQDSGIPKTWEEQTIGHIHNNQSLQQYRTGKSVADPGEKQDNQADENNQNHLTCPKEYLSPPSPPFLALSVNPAQVPAIQAEKNKMAEQLQQMKKDRRCMEKTREDLIKKARGLLEQNKLRRYHVREEWKKKYFETKKATVSLEDILNKLRQDLELYYQKLLLQLEARDTRKRPNNTTNSKNNTIIRIITVQHDIDQLRRQLDDTKMKLVIEIKMRKQAASDLRALRAELTQKKIHSAFILQFGKSGI; encoded by the exons ATGTTCAGTCGAATGAGGCCTCCAACATCACAG gtgaaagcaaagcaagaagcagAACTGGAGCTGAAGTCATTTGCTCCTCCTTAT GCACTTTATCCTGAATTATATTTATTACCTGGAGTGGAATACTTTGAAGATGTTTATCCATTATCATCATCAACTCAAGAAAGACATCACTTTAATGCAGAAGCTAGTAGGTTTGGTCATGGATCAAGATTATCCAGTCTTCCCCCCgcaaaaaatgaaagaagtaaaCGATTTTTAGAAAGCAGACAAAACAGTCATCTGCTAGAAAATCAGGAAGCGCACAGTTCTGGGGAATGGGGTGAGAAAGAATCTGTTCTGGTTTTGCACACAAATCATGATCAAGGCCAGAACAACGGGATTCAAGAAAAACAGATTCAGCTTAGAGAGAAAG ATCAAAATGGATCCAGTGGAGCTCTCTTTGTGCCAAGTAATTCAAATACTGCAGATGGGGAATCTGGGAAGAACTGTATGTTATTACAGAACTCTCAGCAAAATCGTCTCAGCCAGGATCAAAAAGGGCATAATGCTCCCGAATGGAATGACAAAGCCAAAGGAACTGCTCTTACTCTTCATGTAAACCACAGTGATGAACAAGGCCAAAATAACCCAACCCCTACAAATTACATTAAATATCAAAAGG AACTAATCCCCAAATTGCCAGTCACAAACATGGAAAATAACGACCATCAAGAAGATACCAAACCAAGAAGGAACAGAACACAGGATTCTGGAATTCCTAAAACGTGGGAAGAACAAACCATAGGACATATACATAATAACCAAAG CTTGCAACAGTACAGAACTGGCAAGTCTGTAGCTGATCCTGGTGAAAAACAGGATAATCAG GCAGATGAGAACAACCAAAATCATCTTACATGTCCAAAAGAATATCTTTCTCCTCCTAGCCCACCTTTTCTGGCACTTTCTGTGAATCCAGCTCAAGTTCCTGCAATTCAGGCAGAAA aaaacaagATGGCAGAACAACTGCAGCAGATGAAGAAAGACAGAAGATGCATGGAAAAAACTAGAGAAGACCTGATCAAAAAAGCCAGGGGGCTACTGGAACAAAATAAGCTGAGGAGATACCACG TTCGTGAGGAATGGAAAAAGAAGTACTTTGAAACAAAGAAAGCTACAGTTTCACTGGAGGACATTTTAAACAAACTACGACAAGATTTAGAGCTTTACTACCAGAAATTGCTTTTGCAACTGGAAGCCAGAGATACCCGAAAACGACCAAATAACACAACAAATTCCAAG AATAACACAATCATCCGGATTATTACAGTACAGCATGATATTGATCAACTGAGGAGGCAGCTGGATGACACAAAAATGAAACTTGTAATAGAAATCAAG ATGAGAAAACAGGCAGCATCTGATTTACGAGCGCTGAGAGCAGAACTGACACAGAAGAAGATTCATTCGGCTTTTATTCTCCAGTTTGGAAAATCAGGAATTTAA